DNA sequence from the Colletotrichum destructivum chromosome 9, complete sequence genome:
aggaagaaacgAAGGGAAGCGGCGGAtgcggagagagagaaggggggatgatggggaggaggaggaggaggaggagtgggaggaggagtaggaggTATAAGAGGGGGACGACCGTAGTAATGATGTAGTGCTCGTGCGTGTGTGGTTCGATTCGGTCGGTCAGGTCGATTGATTTTGGGGGGAGAAGTGCGACCATTCTTTTTGGTCTGGGCgtcctccttcccttccccgACACGCCGCGCTGTCGCACACCGGGACTTTCCAGCCACTGAGAAACGCCGCCAATTGGCTTTGCTTGCTAAAGCTGTAGGCTCTGATTGGCCAGATGACCGATCTGCATCCGCTTCTTGTCAGGCGAGCTTGGGCCACCCAGCGGGGGCAAAATCACATGATGTGGAGTACACCGAGTCCGACCTTCTCACCGAGAGCTATGAATGGTGAGCTGTCACTTCCATGTCATTGTGCGGCACGCCGGGGCTAACACTCTTTAAGCCTCACCTTCGGCCCCACATTGAAACACAACCTCAGCTCAGCAAGTCCGTCGCCATGTGGCCGTAAACTTTACGTCTGAAACACTTcgcggcaacggcggctgGCCGATGAATATGTTTGCTGGGTTGGGCACTATTTACGCAGTACACGGTATAGCTTGAGTTTCGGCATCTGATTGGTCCGACCTACTCGGTCCTGCGGCCGATGAAGCCATGTTCGTGGTTAGGTATCGTTTCGCTGACAGTGGTAACCGCCCACACACCTGTGGGCTCATGATTCAAGCAGGATGTCAATGCTTTCTATACCTCAGCTGATCTCGATCAAGATCGATCTTTAGTTTCGATGTGGGGTGTCCAGTCCACGCGAGAGAAATACCCAGAAATTGCATCTGTTTCCTCTCTACGTCGACTGGCTTGCCTCACCTTCAATATCAATCAACATACCGACAACCAATGCACCCGAGTTATCAAACGTCAAAATCAGGTCTGCAACTTATTCTCAAACCAGCAGAAGCATCACCACGTACGCTATTTCGGTACTTCAACCCTTGTCGGTGGCAGAAGATCCCCTCCCAACTCGACAGGTCCCGGTGCTTCCTGCGGGAGCTCTGAAGGGCTTGAACGGCCAAGGCCTGATATTGAATTACGCTTGAAGTCCCCACACGTCGTCCTTTCTTCTACCCGCCTGTTTTCATGTCTCCTTTTCTGCAGTTACCAAAAGCGTCTCGAATGTGATCTTGGAAGTTGTCAGGTGGATCGGGCTCGCCACGCGACTCCTCAATACGAAAGGGACAGACTCATCGATTCGGTTATCGATGCAGAGCTTCAGGCAATTGGGTGACTCCCACGTCGGATCAGTGCATCTCCCGCGCCAAAGCGACCTGCTTCGCGGATTCCAACAGAGGCCGTTCGGTCGACACTCGTCTTTTGTATGGGTATTGCAGCACATGCTATGCGAGCTTTCTGTGCAGGGCGCGTATTTCATGACACCGATGTTCCACAAGTCATATCGGTTCGTGCCGTTCAGGACGAAGCAAAGGCGACGATTGTCGAGATGAGTGCTGTTTCTACTCGCATGGCGAGCCGTGTTGTCGCTTTTCTCCTGAAGACGTACGAATGATAGGTCCAAAGTGTAGTTCAAGGGAAACAAACCGAATGGTAGGGGCTGGGCTGAGAAGGAAGAAGGACACGGGGAGAGTCCttgtcccctcccccaccccaGCTTCCTGACACCGAGAGTCCATGGATTGCTTGGCAGCAAGTGACAAATAGTCGAGGCTTTTCGCCTAGATCTTATCATACTGCTTTTTGTATTTCGTACGTACCACAAAAAGGACGAAAACCGGACGTGCCATCGTCCAGTGGCTCGAGAAGGTGAGTAACGTGGGACCTGTACGACTCTCTAACCACGTCCGTGTCACCTTAAGAAGGGCTGCCAGTAAACCATATCGTCTTACTGATGAGGTTTTGTTGCGGACTCGTGGGTTTACCCTTGATATCCCGTCTACGGCGCTGTGGCATCTCCCATGTAGAGCGACACACTGGAGACAGGCAGGGGTGCAACACCATTGAACGCCATGCGTCTAAGTTGACTCGGAAGACTTTGGCCTGCATTAGCACCGCCCCGAGTTCATCATGCCGATTCCGGTACCACTGACTGAGACATGCCGAACAGCGCGCCGgagccgccctcgccctcccgcACGAAGACTCCTTCGCTCTCGACCTTCCACCCCTTGACGCCGCTGAACTGCACAAACTGCACGGCCATATCCCACGCCTCCTTGTCAGCCGCATCGCCGCTCTCGAAGACCCGGAGGTCGAGCCAGTGGCTGTCCGGGTCCGGGTCGAAGAGCTCGCGAAACAATATCGAGTAGGCCGTGTTGCGCTCCATCCAAAgatcggcgaggtcgacgttgcgcatctcgtcgacgtcctggAGAATGTCGTTGCGAGGCACAAGCTGCACAAAGAGGCGTTCGAGGCGAGGGATGTTCTGGACGAGGGTGCTGAAGTGGCTCGAAAGGGGGAAGATGCCGACGTAGGATAGGTCGCGAATGGATGGGCCGATCATCGATTCGTCGTTAGGGAACTCTTCGGCTCCGAGGAGAGCGCCAAGTATAGAGGGCGGACGCTTGAGGTAGAACTCGTATGTCTTGTAGACGCGGGTCGAAGAGCCCtcgttgaggaggagggcctgccACGGACGGATGGTGAAAAGATCACAAGAGACGCGTTTTATATGCGATGATTCAGGTGTAGGTGCCCGTTTTGAGGAGGTTGCGACAGGTGATGTGTACTCTTTcatggccgtcttcttgtctTGACGTGACAAAGACAAGACATGTTGGGGCATGGAGAAGTTCCACGCATCTCCGAGGAAGAGCATGCAGGATAATAACTGTGCGAGTACCCGAGGCGATGCGATGATTGTCAGCCGCAGAGGATCGATGTGCTCGAAGATGGTTCTCCAAACCCAGTTGTAGTCCTCGCTGTAGGAAGCTTTGTTCGCGAAGCCGGTTTCCATGAGAGTG
Encoded proteins:
- a CDS encoding Putative F-box domain-containing protein, which translates into the protein MSTSINDLPNEILAQIFSHLDRPAPSDSKLHDQPSSFMLENLFFDRDLKTTSLVCRRWRDSILPVLFRHVVWTFDRFELPLMEETGDPASAIDFLVFLRANNLTNYVKSLTMCVEDAMGGLSSDITSSATLMETGFANKASYSEDYNWVWRTIFEHIDPLRLTIIASPRVLAQLLSCMLFLGDAWNFSMPQHVLSLSRQDKKTAMKEYTSPVATSSKRAPTPESSHIKRVSCDLFTIRPWQALLLNEGSSTRVYKTYEFYLKRPPSILGALLGAEEFPNDESMIGPSIRDLSYVGIFPLSSHFSTLVQNIPRLERLFVQLVPRNDILQDVDEMRNVDLADLWMERNTAYSILFRELFDPDPDSHWLDLRVFESGDAADKEAWDMAVQFVQFSGVKGWKVESEGVFVREGEGGSGALFGMSHLPSQLRRMAFNGVAPLPVSSVSLYMGDATAP